The Flexivirga oryzae genome has a segment encoding these proteins:
- the malQ gene encoding 4-alpha-glucanotransferase codes for MPEAPSESLARLARAHGVATEYWDWRGNHVVVGADTIVAVLAALDVDASDAPAIEQALVDQELESWRRVLPPVIVMREGWTPWVPVHVPEGEDSVDARVTLENGVVRDLRPIDQPPGSREVDGVLTAEFNVELPGDLPLGYHELEVTYDAGRTVRTTVIVTPERLALPAALEHDRAWGLTAQLYSLRSERSWGLGDVADLAELGTWAVRQGADFVLINPVHAAEPVPPLEPSPYLPTSRRFVNPGYIRVEEVPELGYLSAAQHQLVEWHSDDARRLNKLDHLDRDGSWQSKRAALRMIFRTESTHRRRRDLESFVEREGQALLDFATWCAIAADRGPDWKSWPEELRDPRTDAVAAERTRLGEDVDFYCWLQWVVQSQFLDAQRELRAAGMSIGVIHDLAVGVHSEGADAWALRDVLAEGIEVGAPPDDYNQLGQGWSQPPWRPDRLAESGYAPYRDMLRTVLRMAGGLRVDHVLGLFRLWWVPAGKKPLEGTYVRYDHEAMVGILALEAQRARAIVIGEDLGTTEDWVRDYLADRGVLGTSVLWFERKEDGGPRPPETYRTLAFASVTTHDLPPTAGYLRGEHIRVRDELGLLTRSLEEEQRIDEEQREAMLGELRSRGLLRFGTSVDDEVDALHRFLTWSPSKLLGVSVNDLAGDVRTINQPGTDEEYPNWRLPVSGADRQPTTLDDLMVSRRAKRLIRAVTRR; via the coding sequence ATGCCCGAAGCCCCCTCCGAATCACTCGCTCGCCTCGCACGCGCCCACGGTGTTGCGACCGAATATTGGGACTGGCGTGGCAACCACGTCGTGGTCGGTGCCGACACGATCGTTGCGGTGCTGGCCGCGCTGGACGTCGACGCGAGCGACGCGCCCGCCATCGAGCAGGCGCTGGTGGACCAGGAGCTGGAGTCCTGGCGCCGGGTGCTGCCGCCCGTCATCGTCATGCGCGAGGGCTGGACGCCGTGGGTGCCGGTGCACGTCCCCGAGGGCGAGGACTCGGTCGATGCGCGAGTCACGTTGGAAAACGGCGTGGTTCGCGACCTGCGTCCCATCGACCAGCCGCCCGGGTCGCGTGAGGTCGACGGCGTCCTGACCGCGGAGTTCAACGTCGAACTGCCCGGTGACCTCCCGCTCGGCTACCACGAGCTGGAGGTCACGTATGACGCCGGCCGGACCGTGCGCACCACGGTCATCGTGACGCCCGAGCGGCTCGCGCTGCCGGCAGCGCTGGAGCACGACCGGGCCTGGGGCCTGACGGCACAGCTGTATTCGCTGCGCTCGGAACGGTCCTGGGGTCTCGGCGACGTCGCGGACCTGGCCGAGCTCGGGACCTGGGCGGTGCGTCAGGGTGCCGACTTCGTGCTGATCAATCCCGTGCACGCCGCGGAACCCGTGCCGCCGCTGGAGCCCTCGCCATACCTGCCCACCTCCCGCAGGTTCGTCAACCCGGGTTACATCCGCGTCGAGGAGGTGCCCGAACTCGGCTACCTGTCCGCGGCGCAGCACCAGCTCGTCGAGTGGCACAGCGACGACGCCCGCCGGCTGAACAAGCTGGATCATCTGGACCGCGACGGCAGCTGGCAGTCCAAGCGGGCCGCGCTGCGGATGATCTTCCGCACCGAGAGCACCCATCGGCGGCGCCGCGACCTGGAGAGCTTCGTCGAGCGGGAAGGGCAGGCGCTGCTGGACTTCGCGACCTGGTGCGCGATCGCCGCCGACCGCGGGCCGGACTGGAAGAGCTGGCCGGAGGAACTGCGCGATCCGCGCACCGACGCGGTTGCCGCGGAGCGAACGCGGCTCGGTGAGGACGTCGACTTCTACTGCTGGTTGCAATGGGTGGTGCAGTCGCAGTTCCTCGACGCGCAGCGGGAGTTGCGGGCCGCCGGTATGTCGATCGGCGTCATCCACGACCTGGCGGTCGGCGTCCACTCCGAGGGCGCGGACGCGTGGGCGTTGCGGGATGTGCTCGCCGAGGGGATCGAGGTCGGCGCACCACCGGACGACTACAACCAGCTCGGGCAGGGCTGGAGTCAGCCGCCGTGGCGGCCGGACCGGTTGGCCGAGAGCGGTTACGCGCCGTACCGCGACATGCTCCGGACCGTGCTGCGGATGGCGGGCGGGCTGCGTGTCGACCACGTGCTCGGCCTGTTCCGGTTGTGGTGGGTGCCCGCGGGCAAGAAGCCGCTGGAAGGCACCTACGTGCGCTACGACCACGAGGCGATGGTCGGCATCCTCGCGCTGGAGGCGCAGCGTGCGCGGGCCATCGTGATCGGCGAAGACCTTGGCACCACTGAGGATTGGGTGCGCGACTATCTCGCGGACAGGGGAGTGCTCGGCACCTCGGTGCTGTGGTTCGAGCGGAAGGAGGACGGCGGACCGCGGCCACCGGAGACCTACCGGACGTTGGCGTTCGCGAGTGTCACCACGCACGACCTGCCGCCGACCGCCGGTTATCTGCGGGGAGAGCACATCCGCGTCCGGGACGAGCTCGGCCTGCTCACCCGGTCGCTGGAGGAGGAGCAGCGCATCGACGAGGAGCAGCGCGAGGCGATGCTCGGGGAGCTGCGCTCGCGCGGGCTGCTGCGCTTCGGCACGTCCGTCGACGACGAGGTCGACGCCCTGCACCGGTTCCTCACCTGGTCGCCCAGCAAGCTGCTCGGCGTCTCCGTGAACGACCTGGCCGGGGACGTCCGGACGATCAACCAGCCGGGCACCGACGAGGAGTACCCCAACTGGCGACTGCCGGTCAGCGGTGCCGACCGGCAGCCGACGACGCTGGACGACCTGATGGTGTCCCGGCGGGCGAAACGGTTGATCCGCGCGGTGACTCGCCGCTGA
- the pepN gene encoding aminopeptidase N — MPGTNLTREEAQQRASALTVQSYDVTLDLTTGPETFRTTSTVRFDATDTAPTFVDFVGPSVESITLNGESVDPATAYDGARIALPALAATNELTVQATGAYMNTGEGLHRFVDPADNEVYLYTQFEVADSRRVFAVFEQPSLKATFAFTVTAPARWQLISNQPTPEPVPAEQTYTGPDGTTEPTATWTFEPTPRVSSYITALVAGPYDVVRDEVQATNGTVPLGVYCRRSLREYLDADNIFAVTKKGFAFFEEQFGEPYPFAKYDQIFTPEYNAGAMENAGCVTITETYIFRTQVSGALIERRGLTILHELAHMWFGDLVTMQWWDDLWLNESFAEWASTWCQAEVTEWDTAWTTFSSSEKTWAYKQDQLSSTHPVYANMRHLEDVEANFDGITYAKGASVLKQLVAYVGVEPFVAGLRSYFSKYKWGNTTFDDLLGELEATSGRDLSSWRELWLKTSGVNTLRPLVEVDDDGVITKLQIEQTAAAGYPTLRPHRLAIGSYRLADGALTATSSLEIDVEGPLTDVSKLVGERMPDLLLVNDQDLTYAKVRLDPKSLSTVLANPTAVSDSLARAVIFGALWDMTRDGELPPRDYIRYAIAAVATETDSTLRQTLITQINGATTAFLTSGAFGHATSFLRPEHRTEAANEAAAAFRTLMTRAEPGSDAQLQLTLAFAHQARSQDDVAYVRALFDGTEVLDGLPMDTDMKWSLLTSLAVAGTATDAEIEAQLAADNTATGVARAAGARAAYPTAEAKARAWHDLVETDSLPNETARAVALGFGRVHDTALLEPYVERYHAALRDVWDARTYAMAANFVVVLYPVALASQELVDATEQWLAQNQDAPAGLVRLVAENRDIVRVALTAQARDEA; from the coding sequence GTGCCTGGCACCAACCTCACGCGCGAGGAAGCGCAACAGCGTGCATCCGCGCTCACCGTTCAGTCGTATGACGTCACGCTGGACCTGACCACCGGTCCCGAGACGTTCCGCACCACATCCACGGTGCGCTTCGACGCGACCGACACCGCACCGACCTTCGTGGACTTCGTCGGCCCGTCCGTCGAATCGATCACGCTCAACGGCGAATCCGTCGACCCGGCAACGGCGTACGACGGTGCCCGGATCGCACTCCCCGCGCTCGCGGCAACCAACGAGCTGACCGTCCAGGCGACCGGCGCCTACATGAACACCGGCGAGGGACTGCACCGGTTCGTCGACCCGGCGGACAACGAGGTCTACCTCTACACCCAGTTCGAGGTCGCCGACAGCCGCCGCGTGTTCGCGGTCTTCGAGCAGCCCAGCCTGAAGGCGACGTTCGCCTTCACGGTCACCGCACCGGCACGCTGGCAACTGATCTCCAACCAGCCGACGCCGGAGCCGGTGCCCGCCGAGCAGACCTACACCGGGCCGGACGGCACGACGGAGCCGACCGCCACCTGGACCTTCGAGCCGACCCCGCGGGTCTCGTCATACATCACGGCGCTCGTCGCCGGGCCGTACGACGTCGTGCGCGACGAGGTGCAGGCCACCAACGGCACGGTCCCGCTCGGCGTCTACTGCCGCCGGTCGTTGCGCGAATACCTCGACGCCGACAACATTTTCGCGGTCACCAAGAAGGGCTTCGCGTTCTTCGAGGAGCAGTTCGGTGAGCCCTACCCGTTCGCGAAGTACGACCAGATCTTCACCCCCGAGTACAACGCGGGCGCGATGGAGAACGCCGGCTGCGTGACGATCACCGAGACCTACATCTTCCGCACCCAGGTGTCCGGGGCCCTGATCGAGCGGCGCGGGCTGACGATCCTGCACGAACTGGCGCACATGTGGTTCGGCGACCTGGTCACCATGCAGTGGTGGGACGACCTGTGGCTCAACGAGTCGTTCGCCGAGTGGGCGTCGACCTGGTGCCAGGCGGAGGTCACCGAGTGGGACACCGCCTGGACGACGTTCAGCAGCTCCGAGAAGACCTGGGCCTACAAGCAGGACCAGCTGTCCTCGACGCACCCGGTCTACGCGAACATGCGGCATCTGGAGGACGTCGAGGCCAACTTCGACGGCATCACCTACGCCAAGGGCGCGTCGGTGCTCAAACAGCTCGTCGCGTATGTCGGAGTCGAGCCGTTCGTCGCCGGATTGCGTTCGTACTTCAGCAAGTACAAGTGGGGCAACACGACGTTCGACGACCTGCTCGGCGAGCTGGAGGCGACCTCCGGCCGCGACCTGTCCAGCTGGCGGGAGCTGTGGCTGAAGACGTCGGGTGTCAACACGCTGCGCCCGCTGGTCGAGGTGGACGACGACGGCGTCATCACCAAGCTGCAGATCGAGCAGACCGCGGCCGCCGGCTACCCCACGCTGCGCCCGCACCGGCTGGCGATCGGCAGCTACCGGCTCGCGGACGGCGCGCTCACCGCCACCTCGTCGCTCGAGATCGACGTCGAGGGTCCGCTCACCGACGTGTCGAAGCTGGTCGGTGAGCGGATGCCCGACCTGCTGCTGGTCAACGACCAGGACCTCACCTACGCCAAGGTGCGGCTGGACCCGAAGTCGCTGAGCACCGTGCTCGCCAACCCGACGGCGGTGTCCGACTCGCTCGCCCGCGCCGTCATCTTCGGCGCGCTGTGGGACATGACCCGTGACGGTGAACTTCCGCCGCGCGACTACATCCGCTACGCCATCGCCGCGGTGGCGACCGAGACCGATTCGACGCTGCGCCAGACGCTGATCACCCAGATCAACGGCGCCACCACCGCGTTCCTCACCTCCGGGGCGTTCGGGCACGCCACGTCGTTCCTGCGCCCGGAGCACCGGACCGAGGCCGCGAACGAGGCCGCCGCGGCGTTCCGCACGCTGATGACGCGGGCCGAGCCGGGCAGCGACGCCCAGCTGCAGCTCACCCTGGCGTTCGCCCACCAGGCGCGCAGCCAGGACGACGTCGCCTACGTGCGAGCGTTGTTCGACGGCACCGAGGTGCTCGACGGGCTGCCGATGGACACCGACATGAAGTGGTCGCTGCTCACCTCGCTGGCCGTGGCCGGCACGGCGACGGACGCCGAGATCGAGGCCCAGCTGGCCGCCGACAACACCGCAACCGGTGTCGCGCGGGCCGCCGGAGCGCGCGCGGCATACCCGACGGCGGAGGCGAAGGCACGGGCCTGGCACGACCTGGTCGAGACCGACTCGCTGCCCAACGAGACAGCGCGGGCCGTGGCGCTCGGCTTCGGCCGGGTGCACGACACCGCGCTCCTCGAGCCGTATGTCGAGCGCTATCACGCCGCGCTGCGGGACGTCTGGGACGCCCGCACGTACGCGATGGCCGCCAACTTCGTGGTCGTGCTCTACCCCGTCGCCCTGGCCAGCCAGGAGCTCGTGGACGCGACGGAGCAGTGGCTCGCGCAGAACCAGGACGCTCCCGCCGGCCTGGTGCGGCTGGTCGCCGAGAACCGCGACATCGTCCGGGTCGCCCTCACCGCGCAGGCGCGCGACGAGGCCTGA
- a CDS encoding SigE family RNA polymerase sigma factor, whose product MTRGTREPPGFSDFVAARGPSLVRTATLLTHDHAAAEDLVQTALAKAWPKWERTEQHEAYVRKIIVHEFARGWRRKWRGEIATETLPERPHPDGTDTVAAREDLMRALAGLPRKQRAVIVLRYFHDYSEADIAAALGISTGTVKSHASRGLAALRVSSDIADRAERQS is encoded by the coding sequence ATGACCAGGGGAACCCGCGAACCGCCCGGCTTCAGCGACTTCGTCGCTGCGCGGGGCCCGTCGCTCGTGCGGACCGCGACGTTGCTCACCCACGACCATGCGGCGGCCGAGGATCTGGTGCAGACCGCGCTGGCCAAGGCGTGGCCGAAATGGGAGCGCACCGAGCAGCACGAGGCCTACGTGCGCAAGATCATCGTGCACGAGTTCGCCCGCGGCTGGCGGCGCAAGTGGCGCGGGGAGATCGCGACCGAGACCCTGCCCGAGCGACCGCACCCGGACGGCACCGACACCGTCGCGGCACGCGAGGACCTGATGCGTGCCCTGGCGGGGCTTCCGCGCAAGCAGCGCGCGGTGATCGTGCTGCGCTACTTCCACGACTACAGCGAGGCCGACATCGCCGCGGCGCTGGGCATCAGCACCGGCACGGTCAAGTCACACGCGTCGCGCGGACTGGCGGCGCTGCGGGTCAGCAGCGACATCGCGGATCGCGCGGAGAGGCAGTCATG
- a CDS encoding disulfide bond formation protein DsbA — protein MTTDERQSAEMFFDPLCPWAWMTSRWLMEVEKVRPIEVTWSVMSLSVLNEGREDLSEGYRELLDRGWGPVRVIIAADRDHGPEYRKKLYDGIGTRLHPGGMGGTDEGQRQAVTEALAEAGLPGDLMAFYDNDPGDEIDKRLRESHQRGIGLVGEDVGTPVVSFGDVAFFGPVVTPAPKGEAAGKLWDGCLLVAGTPGFYEIKRTRVVGPDFS, from the coding sequence GTGACTACTGACGAGCGACAGTCCGCCGAGATGTTCTTCGACCCGTTGTGCCCCTGGGCGTGGATGACCTCCCGATGGTTGATGGAGGTCGAGAAGGTCCGCCCGATCGAGGTGACCTGGAGCGTCATGAGCCTCTCGGTGCTCAACGAGGGCCGCGAGGACCTGTCCGAGGGCTACCGCGAACTGCTCGACCGGGGCTGGGGACCGGTCCGCGTCATCATCGCCGCGGACCGCGACCACGGACCCGAATACCGCAAGAAGCTGTATGACGGCATCGGCACGCGCCTGCACCCGGGCGGCATGGGCGGCACCGACGAGGGTCAGCGTCAGGCGGTGACCGAGGCGCTCGCCGAGGCGGGGCTGCCGGGCGACCTGATGGCCTTCTACGACAACGACCCCGGCGACGAGATCGACAAGCGCCTGCGCGAGTCGCACCAGCGCGGGATCGGCCTGGTCGGCGAGGACGTCGGCACGCCGGTCGTGTCGTTCGGCGACGTCGCGTTCTTCGGCCCGGTGGTCACACCCGCGCCGAAGGGCGAGGCGGCCGGCAAGCTCTGGGACGGATGCCTGCTCGTCGCCGGCACCCCTGGTTTCTACGAGATCAAGCGGACCCGCGTCGTGGGTCCCGACTTCAGCTGA
- a CDS encoding globin, protein MGVTTFYDEVGGHETFQKLVHEFYLGVAGDPPLKAIYPEEDLGPAEDRLRMFLEQYWGGPTTYSERRGHPRLRMRHVPYAVTPAQRDRWLLHMLNAVDTLDLDEQHDGMLRDYLTRAAYSLVNSWDD, encoded by the coding sequence CTGGGGGTGACCACGTTCTACGACGAAGTCGGGGGGCACGAGACCTTCCAGAAGCTGGTGCACGAGTTCTACCTCGGGGTCGCGGGCGACCCGCCGCTGAAGGCGATCTACCCCGAGGAGGACCTCGGTCCGGCCGAGGACCGGCTGCGGATGTTCCTGGAGCAGTACTGGGGTGGCCCGACCACCTACAGCGAGCGCCGTGGCCACCCGCGGCTGCGGATGCGGCACGTCCCCTACGCCGTCACCCCGGCACAGCGGGACCGCTGGTTGCTGCACATGCTGAACGCCGTCGACACCCTGGACCTGGACGAGCAGCACGACGGGATGCTGCGTGACTACCTGACCCGCGCGGCCTACTCGCTGGTGAACAGCTGGGACGACTGA
- a CDS encoding mechanosensitive ion channel family protein: protein MSLAPAATDSESTLQWAVGAPLMVVCIILGAVVLRWIVVRAIDRAVHAMEHRQNPARVSRAGRVLREAAGLDSERRKQRAATMGSILRSISTILIFGIAGLTVMGRLGVPLAPLLASAGVGGVALGFGAQSLVKDFLSGIFMIMEDQYGVGDVIDTGQAIGTVEEVTLRVTRVRDAQGVVWYVRNGEILRVGNKSQGYASIFIDIPIGSDQSVETALQVLRTVVAQVHDRSPWHEKLLEEPVVAGVESMSGGMVTLRVVATSVPNEQYAVAREIREQAKLALDRAGVRGPQLPPYSSPNAT from the coding sequence ATGTCGCTTGCACCTGCCGCCACGGACAGCGAATCGACCCTCCAGTGGGCCGTCGGCGCCCCGCTGATGGTCGTCTGCATCATCCTCGGCGCCGTCGTGCTGCGCTGGATCGTCGTCCGCGCCATCGATCGCGCCGTCCACGCGATGGAACACCGGCAGAACCCGGCCCGGGTGAGTCGCGCCGGCCGCGTGCTCCGCGAAGCCGCGGGCCTGGACTCCGAGCGGCGCAAACAACGGGCCGCCACGATGGGTTCGATCCTGCGGTCGATCTCCACGATCCTCATCTTCGGCATCGCCGGCCTCACCGTGATGGGTCGACTCGGTGTGCCGCTGGCCCCGCTCCTCGCATCCGCCGGAGTCGGCGGGGTCGCGCTCGGTTTCGGGGCGCAGAGCCTGGTCAAGGACTTCCTCTCCGGGATCTTCATGATCATGGAGGACCAGTACGGCGTGGGTGACGTCATCGACACCGGGCAGGCGATCGGGACCGTGGAGGAGGTCACGCTGCGCGTGACGCGGGTCCGCGACGCCCAGGGGGTCGTCTGGTACGTCCGCAACGGCGAGATCCTGCGCGTCGGCAACAAGTCCCAGGGTTACGCGTCGATCTTCATCGACATCCCGATCGGCAGCGACCAGTCCGTCGAGACCGCCCTGCAGGTGCTGCGCACCGTCGTGGCCCAGGTGCACGACCGGTCCCCGTGGCACGAGAAGCTGCTGGAGGAGCCGGTCGTCGCCGGCGTCGAGTCGATGTCGGGCGGCATGGTCACGCTGCGCGTCGTCGCCACCTCCGTCCCGAACGAACAGTATGCCGTGGCCCGCGAGATCCGGGAACAGGCGAAGCTGGCGCTCGACCGGGCCGGGGTGCGAGGGCCGCAGCTGCCGCCGTACAGCAGCCCGAACGCCACCTGA